One Aspergillus oryzae RIB40 DNA, chromosome 2 genomic window carries:
- a CDS encoding cullin family protein (cullins), with protein MSLRARQKIRAPRRGLNTNKTDDFETNWEGLSTSLKKIHTKDASNLSFEQLYRNAYNIVLMMRGDELYERVKKLEQEWLDTEVQKRVTAAISSILLQAKDQAEIQDQENERRDTGEKFLNVLREAWEDHQISMGMITDVLMYMDRVVSADHKKPSIYVASMALFRDFVLRSAVRADAESMVADVLKSTVLFMIQLERSGQMINRPLIRHCIYMLEGLYETITEEESSKLYLTMFEPAFIETSKVFYRAEGRRLLETGDAATFCKAASDRIAEEGARCLSTLSPLSEPKIKDVLDKELIGSNIAEVINLEGTGVKNMLDNDRMDVLRNVYVLSARVDSKKIPLTAAVQKRIVEMGDEINKSAAAAAQAQPTKSAEKTAEGGKKPAEKPVNQQTVSAIKWVDDVLGLKTKFDKIWEESFRSDPTMQSAITTSFSEFINSNTRSSEYLSLFFDENLKKGIKGKTETEVDALLDNGITLLRYVKDKDLFEAYYKKHLSRRLLMKRSVSMDAERQMISKMKMEVGNQFTQRLESMFKDMTVSEDLTASYKEHIRGAGDPDQKPVDLEINVLTSTMWPMEAMSSIKGDEVQLPCIFPKEIDHLRQSFEQFYLSKHNGRKLSWQASMGTADIRATFHRSNGKVQRHELNVSTYAMVILLLFNDVPQGEPLTYEEIQARTRIPDHDLIRNLQSLAVAPKTRVLKKDPMSKDVKPADRFVFNNDFQSPFMKVRIGVVSGSANKVENQDQRKETEKRMNDERGASIEAAVVRIMKQRKTLVHSKLMSEVLSQLSARFVPDVNMIKRRIESLIDREYLERVGEDPPTYGYVA; from the exons ATGTCTCTGAGGGCAAGGCAAAAGATCCGGGCTCCGCGGAGG GGTCTCAACACCAATAAAACTGACGACTTTGAAACCAACTGGGAGGGCTTATCGACGtccttgaagaagatccataCGAAAGATGCGTCCAATCTCTCTTTCGAGCAGTTATACCGGAATGCCTACAACATCGTCCTGATGATGCGCGGGGACGAGCTATATGAACgtgtcaagaagcttgagcaAGAATGGCTTGATACAGAAGTACAGAAGCGGGTGACTGCGGCAATCTCATCTATCCTACTCCAGGCGAAGGACCAAGCCGAAATTCAGGATCAAGAAAATGAGCGGAGGGATACCGGGGAGAAGTTCTTAAATGTGTTAAGGGAGGCCTGGGAAGATCACCAGATTTCCATGGGAATGATTACAGATGTGCTCATGTACATG GATCGAGTCGTTTCGGCAGACCATAAGAAACCTTCGATCTACGTCGCATCCATGGCTTTGTTTCGTGACTTTGTGCTACGATCTGCGGTTCGTGCCGATGCAGAGTCGATGGTTGCCGATGTGCTCAAATCTACCGTGCTCTTTATGATCCAGCTCGAACGGTCAGGGCAGATGATAAACCGGCCACTGATCAGGCATTGCATTTATATGCTTGAGGGTCTCTATGAAACGATAactgaagaggaatcatCAAAGCTTTACCTAACTATGTTCGAGCCGGCATTCATTGAGACGAGTAAAGTCTTCTACAGGGCAGAAGGACGGCGGCTGCTAGAGACGGGAGACGCTGCTACATTCTGTAAAGCTGCCTCCGACCGCATAGCGGAAGAAGGGGCGCGCTGCCTCTCAACACTGTCACCACTGTCGGAGCCGAAGATTAAAGACGTACTAGATAAAGAGCTGATCGGCTCAAACATTGCAGAGGTTATTAACCTGGAGGGCACCGGTGTCAAGAATATGCTTGACAATGACCGCATGGATGTTCTGCGGAATGTTTATGTGCTAAGCGCAAGGGTAGACAGTAAAAAGATCCCTTTGACTGCTGCCGTCCAAAAGCGCATAGTGGAGATGGGTGATGAGATTAATAAgtcggcagcagcagcagcacaaGCTCAACCCACTAAATCGGCAGAAAAGACCGCCGAGGGTGGAAAGAAACCTGCGGAGAAGCCTGTGAACCAGCAGACAGTGTCCGCTATCAAATGGGTCGACGATGTCTTGGGGTTGAAGACCAAGTTCGACAAAATCTGGGAGGAATCATTCCGGTCCGATCCGACGATGCAAAGCGCCATCACGACGAGTTTCTCAGAGTTTATCAACTCAAACACGCGCAGCTCAGAGTATCTGTCGCTATTCTTTGATGAGAACTTGAAAAAGGGCATCAAAGGCAAAACGGAGACTGAAGTGGATGCTCTTCTGGACAACGGCATTACCCTTCTACGCTATGTgaaggacaaggatctcTTTGAGGCGTACTACAAGAAGCACCTATCCCGGCGTCTTCTGATGAAGCGCTCAGTTAGCATGGATGCCGAGCGGCAGATGAtatccaagatgaagatggaggtcGGAAACCAGTTCACGCAACGCTTAGAATCCATGTTCAAGGACATGACGGTTTCCGAAGACTTGACTGCTAGCTACAAGGAACATATTCGGGGGGCAGGTGATCCCGACCAGAAGCCCGTTGATTTAGAAATCAATGTCCTTACGAGTACTATGTGGCCCATGGAGGCCATGTCTAGTATTAAAGGCGATGAAGTTCAACTTCCTTGCATCTTCCCCAAGGAAATTGACCACCTGAGACAAAGCTTCGAACAGTTCTATCTCAGCAAACACAATGGCCGGAAGCTATCATGGCAGGCCAGTATGGGCACGGCAGATATCCGGGCTACGTTCCACAGGTCTAACGGCAAGGTCCAGCGGCATGAGCTTAATGTCTCCACCTATGCCATGGTAATCCTGCTGCTTTTCAATGACGTCCCGCAAGGCGAGCCTCTCACATATGAAGAGATTCAGGCCCGGACAAGGATTCCAGACCACGATTTAATTCGCAACCTACAGTCGCTTGCAGTTGCACCAAAGACACGGGTCCTGAAGAAGGATCCCATGAGCAAGGACGTCAAACCTGCAGATAGATTCGTCTTCAACAACGACTTCCAGAGCCCGTTCATGAAAGTCCGCATCGGTGTTGTCAGCGGCAGCGCCAACAAGGTAGAGAATCAagaccaaagaaaggaaactgAGAAGCGAATGAACGATGAACGCGGTGCCAGCATTGAAGCTGCTGTTGTGCGAATCATGAA ACAACGAAAGACACTGGTCCATTCCAAGCTTATGAGCGAGGTCCTAAGCCAATTGTCCGCCCGCTTCGTTCCCGACGTGAACATGATCAAGCGACGTATCGAGAGCTTGATCGACCGCGAATACCTCGAACGAGTCGGAGAAGACCCGCCAACGTATGGCTACGTCGCTTAA
- the sld5 gene encoding putative GINS DNA replication complex subunit Sld5 (predicted protein) → MHYLLRISSASSQQQHPDSQNNPDQQPEDSIPDLTAVTDPSPLSTQELGFLRAHQTLLAGHFGASFLSSFPAQLRRLDDNAGGVSMVQGPDGREVVFVRCLAERVGVVVPPGDGVEVETVGTEMRMGDVWVVRWEGVRGAWERGEVEVL, encoded by the coding sequence ATGCACTACCTCCTCCGCATCAGCTCTGCCTcctcccaacaacaacatccagacTCCCAAAACAACCCTGACCAGCAACCCGAGGACTCCATCCCCGATCTAACCGCCGTAACCGACCCCTCGCCGCTGTCGACCCAGGAACTGGGCTTCTTGCGCGCGCATCAGACGCTGCTGGCGGGGCATTTTGGGGCGTCGTTTCTTTCCTCGTTTCCGGCGCAGTTGAGGCGCTTGGATGATAATGCCGGGGGCGTTAGTATGGTGCAGGGGCCGGATGGGAGGGAGGTGGTTTTTGTGAGGTGTCTTGCTGAACGGGTGGGCGTTGTTGTGCCGCCTGGGGATGGGGTGGAGGTTGAGACGGTGGGGACGGAGATGCGCATGGGGGATGTTTGGGTTGTTAGGTGGGAGGGGGTGAGGGGGGCTTGGGAGAggggggaggtggaggttCTTTAG